The DNA window AACTACCGGAACAGTGGTTACTAAAAGTTTCGAAATGAAAATGAGTCAAGAAGCATTGATTGCAGGAATTTCTGCAAATCAATCTACTTTAAAGGACGTGCGTGTTTTCCCGAATCCGGCAAGTGGCACTTTGCAATGGTTTGGAAATTCAGATGGGAATGTACAATTAATAGACATGAAGGGTGTTGTGGTGCGTGATGAAAAGAATATAGGAAGTTTAGATATTTCGAATTTACCAATTGGAATTTATAATTTACGAATGATTAATGAAAAAGGAATCCTCAATAAAAAAGTGAACATTCAGGAATAATTAAAATCATTTAAAAACTTAAAGCCCGGTTCAGCAATGATTCGGGCTTTTTTATTTTTCGGATAAATGTGATTTCAAATTTCTTAATTCTACAATTCTGTTATCGGTTAATTCCCGCAAACAAAATAAATAGGAGATGGCACGTATATGACAACCGCCGCAACCAGCATAACTATCGTAAATTATTTTGCAATGCTGATCGCGAAATGTTCGCCATGTTTTTTGTAATCGAATGAGTTTATCGGTTAAACTTTCTATGGTGTTTGTTTTCGGGAAATCCATAATAAACTATCATATACTTGAGTTAAAATAGAATCGGATTTTTGAAAAGATAAATTGGCGCAAATTCT is part of the Sphingobacteriaceae bacterium genome and encodes:
- a CDS encoding DUF1311 domain-containing protein, giving the protein MDFPKTNTIESLTDKLIRLQKTWRTFRDQHCKIIYDSYAGCGGCHIRAISYLFCLRELTDNRIVELRNLKSHLSEK